ccaataccttgactttgttgtccttaagtcattttgccacaactttggaagtatgcttggggtcattgtccatttggaagccccatttgtgaccaagctttaacttcctgactgatgttttgagatgttgcttcaatatatccacaattgtcctgcatcatgatgccatctattttgtgaagtgcaccagtccctcctgcagaaaatcaccccccacagcatgatgttgccacccccgtgcttcacggttgggatggtgttcttcggcttgcaagcctccctttttcctccaaacataacgatggtcattatggtcaaacagttatttttttgtttcaacagaacagaggacatttctccaaaaaatacaatctttgtccacatgtgccgttgcaaaccgtagtctggctttttttatggatgttttggagcagtggcttcttccttgctgagtggcctttcaggttatgtcgatataggactagattttctgtggatatagataatagggcagcagtctctaaggtgcagggttgagccAGCTGGCTCGTGACAGTGGCTAAGTTCAGGGCAgtgtactgggtggaggccggctagtgatggctattgaACAGtaggatggccttgagatagattgAAAAACAGATTCTCTCATGtaccaactttgatgcacctgtactgacctcgccttctggatggtatcGGTGTGAACAGGCTATGGCGGCTaaggtctttgatgatctttttgtccttcctgtgacaccgggtgctgtatgtgtcctggagggcaggcagtgtgcacccgggattgcattgggcagaccgcgCTACCCCCGGGAGAAcctgtggttgcgggcggtgcagttgccataccaggcggtgatacagcccgacaggatgctctcaatggtgcatctgtaaaagtttgagggtcttaggggccaagtccaatttcttcagcctccttaggatgaagaggcgctgttgagcCTTCTTGTCCACgctgtctatgtgggtggaccatttcagattgtcagtggtgTACGCCCAGGAACCTGAAGCTTtcaaccttctccactgcagccccgtcaatgtggatggggttatgctccctctgctgtctccggaagtccaccatcagctccttcattttgttgacattgagggagaggttattttcctggcaccactctgccagggccctcaactccttcctgtaggctctcGTCGTTgatggtaatcaggcctaccactgttgtgtcgtctgtaaacttgatgattgagttggaggcgtgcatggccacgcagtcatgggagCACATGAGAGGCTGGGCACGCACTGTTgtagggcccccgtgttgaggatcagtataCTGGAGGTGTTGTTTGTGTACCTTcgccacctgggggaggcccgtcaggaagtccaggacccatttgcacagggtggggttcagacctagggcccgagcttaatgatgagcttggagggtactatgttgttgaatgctgagctacagtcaatgaacaactttcttacataggtattcctcttgtccagatgggaaaaggcagtgtgcagtgcgatggcgattgtatcgtctgtggatctattgaggcggtatgcaaattgcagcGGGTCTAGGGTGCATGAAAACATGCATTAGCCTAACATCAATGGTTTGATATTTGAGAATAATTATTTCTAACATCGATAGAGCCTAACATTTCTAGCACTGTTTTGAACTAACGCAGTAGGGATAATAAGGGGGTGTTTGGTACAGAAAAGAGCAGCCGCTCACCTATATGTCAGCTCataccacagttacacctccaacaccGCCAAAACATCTGCTATGCGGATGTCGACCAATGCTGGTTAATGCTCGATCTGATTGAATCCAGGCCTTATTTACCAGTATCTTTGGTGTTACTGTCACAGTTGTCATGGTGATGAGAATGCCAGATATTCACACacaccataaacacacacactcactggctgTGTCCAATTCCACTCCTATATAGATGTCTGTAGACTCAGTGTTTTCCAGTGGTCCGATGAACCTCAcagctcctcttctcctctcctctcctctcatcctcccctccaGCACTACACGGTCATTCACACACAGGCGGTGCTTCTTCCTGATATGCACATGCATGCACGAACGGACACACAGTTAAGTTCTTTAAATCACAATTATTGTGAAATGAGtcattaatacagtataatacggTAATACACAGAAGAGAAACTAAAGCAAGAATAGAAGTGTACCTGGTGGTTAATGCCCTGGGTTCCAGCCCTCCTGCTGCTTGGACTGTGGACGAGGAGTCAGGATAGTCTGGGGCCAgacaccacctctcctccttttttgtctcctccatctctcccctcagaGGTCCACATGAGGCACTTCTCCTTAGGACATTCTCTCTTTTCTGCtcacaaacaacaacaatatcaatgACCAAAAACAAACTACCACAAAAACAGCTCATCATAAAGGCTGTGACATCCTCATGTGTCCATTGTGAAGTATGATAATGAGGTCCAGCCTTCAGCGTGTGTTTTCGGTCCGATGTCTGTGCACCCTGCTCAGACGACAGGttgcccttctccctcctcctgactgaaacacaaacacacacaatgtccTGACATGGtgagcacacagcaaagacagacTGAAGCTTCACATTCTCCTTGGTCATAATTGCTATGAATAAAACAGACCTTCCAATTCAAAGCACTGCTTCATTATGTAAAACAATTTACACCTCTTTCTCTGGGAATGCTGTCACTATGGGAGGAGTGAGGCATGATGGGTAAGGGTTGTGATCCCAGAGCTTCTTCTACAGAGGGTGGAGTAAGACTGCTGTCTTCTtgtctcctttctccccctctcttcttcaccctctcatctcctctcctgccttcctttcctctcctctccttttctcccggATCCTCCTTCTCACACTCTTTCACACAGGGCAGAACTGCTgtctgacacagagagagagtgggtggggttGTTTGTGTGTATACCTTTATGTGAGTGTTGACTTGTGAGAGAGATCATGCATGTCATACATACCTGTCTCCTCTGAGGGGTGAGGTTGTGAAGGGGGAccagaggagggaggcagggggtgtGGTGCTaaaggatagagggggaggcagggggtgtGGTGTTAGAGCACAGGCTGCCCCTCCCAGAACTGTATAAGGAGGACACACTGGGGGAGAcactggctgggggagaggggaggtagggggaggaggcggcgagagagacagaggggaggcaggagaagggagaggtggaGTTGGTCTGGGATCTGTTGGAATCTGAGGGACCCACAGGAGCAGCCGGAGCAGTGGACAGAGAGCACATCAGCTCCTCTATTCGGGCCCTTTGGACCTCTACGGTCCTGTGCAGACTAAGATAtgaggaggcacacacacacagcagagttaAGCAAAGGTCAGACAAACTCAACCGAAACAGTAAATGGTTAACTTTCTCATGGAGGAGgcagctgaaaactgctgtgaATCAGGCATGTGACAGTGGGAATTTGTTTGATACAACAGGCCTATGGTTCTCACCGTTGATTCTCGCGCAGTATCTCGGCTATACTCGAGCACAGGTGCACTGCACCTCTCCTGGAACCATTGATGAAGAACAGTACAGCTTGCAAGGCGACCTCCTTGTCCTCCTCAAGACCCCCCGACGAACTGCCCACTTGGTATAGGAAGGCAGAAATACTACAGTAGTAGAAACTATTTGTCTATCACTTTATTACCTTTATTCAGTGGTTTTGTAGCAGTTATTGCAGCACAGCAAACAAATTGTCCCAATCACAGGTGTCCCTATTAAAAAAATGACAAGCTATATCGAATGTAGGCTACTTTACCAGTTTGACATGGTTTAGTGACGTCAACTTTAATCAAAGCTTTCTTATTCAAAGAAAAGCATAACTTCCAAAGCTGTAGCCTAGGTACCCGTGCGAGTCCCACCACGACTGAGTGAGCTCCAAATCATTGTTTCCATACCTGTCTGGGACGCACGCGAGTCAAGGTCCGAATCCAACGACCAGGTTCGGTTTCTACTGCGCTCGCGACCACTCATATCCCAGTTCTCTCAATAACAAATGTCTATTGATTTGTTATTGTACTACTCTACTGTAAGCCATGTGTTGCGTTTTTTCACTAACCCTAGCCGACGTGACGCCACTTGGGGTGCGTAACACCCAATGGAACGCACAGGTGCGCTAGGTTGGCTCACAATAGTACAGATAGCGTCATGCTTTCTTGGTGAGGGTTTTAGGCTATAATTATTGTAATACGCTTGCTCTGGTCATTTTAAGCAGGATAATGAAATATGCAAGGTAAAAGCTTAAAACAAGTAGGCTAATCTATAGACAACCTATACATTTTTGAAAGCAACGAAAGTGCATATTTTGAAATAGAAAAACACGCACAAATAAGAAAGTATTTTAAAATTCCATTTGCTTTATTGCTCGAGTATGTTTACAGGGTGTTTTCATAAAGTTGTAACACAGCGCCCTCGTGTAGTTGAAAAGCCTAACTTCGCCTTCATTTCCTACCTCTTCAACCCACCATGCCAGAGGCAGCCCCGTCTAACCCCCAATACGATATTTACCACAAACCCTAGTCCAGCCACAAATAGTTCATAGTTCTGACGATATCCCTGCCTATTTCGGTCCCCTCTGGCATGGCCATCTAGTGACTACCACCCTCACACAACGTTTAAGGGTAGGCTATAGAGTTCTGTTAGAAACGAAAGGTGCATGGAGAGAAGAACACAGGGACAAACATGCCTAATATTTCAAAACGTGGTGCAAAATAATGCAGATTTCATTCTTTAACAGGAACAATCAAAGCAATTaaacaaaaaaattatatataaagGAATATCTAGCTAATAGAGGTCTGTGTTCACTAAAGGGTActgaagagaattggaattttGAATGAAACTAAGGCAGTGTGGGTCAGACAGGCTGGCAGGGCTTCCCTGCTTGTTGCCACTCAGCCACTTCTTTATTCCTCTGCTCCATGTTTCCAACTGACTGCACCAGCCTCACCGTGGCAAATTATTCTGTCCCTCCTGGCTAAataaatatgagagagagagagagtgagtgagaaagaaaacgagagagagaaaccggCAGGTTCAATTCTGGGTATGAGACTTTTCCTGTGTTACGACGACGTCTTCGTGGCAGCCTTTGATTCCATGGTCGCCGAGGCGACGGCTGGTTCTGTGGCAGCAGAAGCGGGAACTGTGGCACCAGGGAGGGTCTGCTGCTCTGGGGCGGGGGTGACTGTGGAAAGGGTGAGGGGGTGAAGGAGGAGATGTCGACAGGGGGAAGGGATGTTACCCCCTGGGGTAGGAGGGGAGCTGGGACAGCATGGCAggcaggggggggaggggggctagACCGGGCAGGTTCAGAGGAGGGAAGGGTGCGAGTGGAGGGAATCCTgaaatggaggggagaggagaggaaggggcaggtgagagaaaagagagatctGTAGTTGAACACAGGAATAATCACACTGGTACATAATACTTTAATGCCTGGGGGTGGAAACCCACTGTTAGCATTAGCTGTATAAACCTGCTGTTCGTGGTGGCAGTAGCCCACTAATACCTGCTAGCGATACAGCGCTGAGGTCTGGTAGTGCGGTGAGGTTGGGGAGGTTTGGGAATGGGGGCAGGCCACCTGGGAGAGGCAACAGACCTACAATAGCACACAAATAAACATACTTAATCAGTGTAGAAAAGGTATTGTGTGTAAGATTAGATCGTTTCAATTCGATCTTGAAATATAATTCTGAAGAGGCGTGTACTGACCTGGTAGCGTGGTGGCAGGGTTGAAGGTCGTGGAAGCTGGGTTTAGGGGGCTAAGGGAGGTGGGCAGCAGGGGAACGGTGGGGAGACctggaaaagaaagaaagagtgagagtttGAGCAGTTAGCACACAGTTgtataggagagagaggaccTTTTAGACCAAGGGTGGGCAAACTACGTCCCGCAGGCGCCAGCAGGAACTTGGAGTAGAAAATGTCATAAATAAGTCATTATTTTGGGtagaatttatttttattttttttaaatactccaGGCCCCACTAATATTTAAAACTAAATAAATTAAAGGCTCTGGAGCggcaaaccgcccttgctgtctctgcctggccggttcccctctctacactgggattctctgcctctaactctattacaggggctgagtcactggcttactggtgctctttcatgccgtccctacgaggggtgcgtcacttgagtgggttgagtcactgacatgatcttcctgtctgggttggcgcccccccttgggttgtgccgtggcggagatctttgtttgctatactcggccttgtctcaggatggtaagttggtggttgaagatatccctctagtggtgtgggggctgtgctttggcaaagtgggtggggttatatccttcctgtttggccctgtccgggggtatcatcggatggggccacagtgtctcctgaccccttctgtctcagccgccagtatttatgctgcagtagtttgtgtaggggggctagggtcagtttgttatatctggagtacttctcctgtcttatcctgtgtcctgtgtgaatttaagtatgctctctctaattctctcggaggacctgagccctaggacca
This DNA window, taken from Oncorhynchus tshawytscha isolate Ot180627B linkage group LG10, Otsh_v2.0, whole genome shotgun sequence, encodes the following:
- the LOC112260814 gene encoding restin homolog produces the protein MPHSSHSDSIPRERVRRREKGNLSSEQGAQTSDRKHTLKAGPHYHTSQWTHEDVTAFMMSCFCGSLFLVIDIVVVCEQKRENVLRRSASCGPLRGEMEETKKEERWCLAPDYPDSSSTVQAAGGLEPRALTTRKKHRLCVNDRVVLEGRMRGEERRRGAVRFIGPLENTESTDIYIGVELDTASGENEGSLHGNRYFRCKPNHGTFTTITGIRKLSRSSISKSRSSKPPEEGDSSDSGAGSYAVAIGRSSQSVGSRSRNGLRRTWNQMDIRAQVHSEPGGPRDKTTVENPGLD